One window of the Arthrobacter sp. zg-Y919 genome contains the following:
- a CDS encoding DUF1844 domain-containing protein: MSSPQSNPAGEATRHSFPGTSAESESAAAAQQEVAEQMRDIAEVPAIEVITTAAVHLMSAAAVKCGLAEGDDAEELKDLDEARKLITALAGFVTAAAPEIGSQHAGPLRDGLRSLQLAFREASILQDAPGKGPGEKFTGPVS, from the coding sequence ATGAGTAGCCCACAGAGCAATCCGGCAGGGGAAGCAACCCGCCACTCCTTTCCCGGAACATCCGCAGAGTCCGAATCTGCGGCAGCAGCACAGCAGGAAGTCGCCGAGCAGATGCGCGACATTGCCGAAGTTCCGGCCATCGAGGTCATTACGACGGCGGCCGTCCACTTGATGAGCGCAGCAGCCGTGAAATGCGGCCTGGCTGAAGGTGATGACGCCGAGGAGCTGAAGGACCTGGACGAGGCCCGGAAGCTGATCACCGCGCTGGCCGGTTTTGTCACCGCCGCCGCTCCGGAAATCGGCAGCCAGCATGCCGGACCGTTGCGCGACGGACTTCGTTCCCTGCAGCTGGCCTTCCGTGAGGCGTCCATTCTCCAGGATGCACCGGGCAAGGGTCCGGGCGAGAAGTTCACCGGCCCCGTCAGCTAG
- the infC gene encoding translation initiation factor IF-3, which yields MQAVAVFELHRSCNISEPRINDRIRVPEVRLVGPAGEQVGVVRIEDALRLAAESDLDLVEVAPQAKPPVCKLMDFGKYKYEAAVKAREARKNQTNTVLKEIRFRLKIDTHDYETKRGHAMRFLAAGDKVKAMIQFRGREQQRPEMGMKLLNKFAEDVAEVGVVESTPRIDGRNMVMVIGPVKNKAEAKAEARRATQRADAKAANEAVRNGEAPPRVDTSSDKAPLTQSLADLLPDGLRLGSSAAEADKARAEQEQAEKEQAAKRAKAAAQEKAATEARRVAAASKPAAAPAAEAAAAPASPAEAAKPAEAAKPAAAPKPAAVPKPAAAKPAPKPAARPKPAAAPKPAGKPSSSRGTTGQNKPGTAE from the coding sequence TTGCAGGCGGTAGCCGTTTTTGAACTACACAGGAGCTGCAACATTAGCGAGCCAAGAATCAATGATCGGATCCGCGTCCCCGAGGTGCGGCTGGTAGGTCCGGCAGGTGAACAGGTCGGAGTTGTCCGGATTGAGGACGCACTTCGCCTGGCTGCCGAGTCTGACCTGGATCTTGTTGAGGTAGCACCGCAGGCCAAGCCTCCGGTGTGCAAACTAATGGACTTCGGCAAGTACAAGTACGAAGCCGCCGTCAAGGCACGTGAAGCCCGGAAGAACCAGACGAACACCGTTCTGAAGGAAATCCGTTTCCGCCTGAAGATCGACACCCACGACTACGAAACCAAGCGTGGACACGCCATGCGCTTCCTGGCCGCCGGTGACAAGGTCAAGGCCATGATCCAGTTCCGTGGACGTGAACAGCAGCGCCCGGAAATGGGCATGAAGCTGCTGAACAAGTTCGCGGAGGACGTTGCAGAAGTAGGCGTGGTTGAATCCACCCCGCGGATCGACGGCCGCAACATGGTTATGGTCATTGGACCGGTCAAGAACAAGGCAGAGGCCAAGGCCGAAGCCCGCCGCGCAACACAGCGGGCCGATGCCAAGGCAGCGAACGAGGCTGTTCGCAACGGCGAGGCTCCTCCCCGTGTGGATACCTCCTCGGACAAGGCGCCTCTGACGCAGAGCCTCGCGGATCTGCTGCCGGACGGACTGCGTCTGGGTTCCTCCGCTGCCGAGGCCGACAAGGCCCGTGCAGAGCAGGAACAGGCTGAGAAGGAACAGGCCGCAAAGCGCGCCAAGGCTGCTGCCCAGGAAAAGGCCGCAACCGAGGCACGCCGTGTTGCCGCAGCCAGCAAGCCGGCCGCAGCGCCGGCCGCTGAAGCTGCTGCTGCTCCCGCCAGCCCCGCTGAGGCTGCCAAGCCTGCTGAGGCCGCGAAGCCTGCCGCAGCGCCGAAGCCTGCAGCTGTGCCGAAGCCGGCCGCGGCAAAGCCTGCGCCCAAGCCCGCTGCACGGCCCAAGCCCGCCGCAGCACCGAAGCCTGCCGGCAAGCCGTCCTCCTCACGGGGGACCACCGGCCAGAACAAGCCCGGAACTGCAGAGTAG